A genomic stretch from Hymenobacter psoromatis includes:
- a CDS encoding glycoside hydrolase produces the protein MLTRSLLLLAAWLLTTSAFAQKTLTLRSPDGQLTYRLRLTPQAPVYDVVFHGKPMVEASPLGLVFEAGGAWGAGLMLLSARQTAVDEYYNLPMGKASRVRNHYHQLTVALREKGGVGRPVNLVVRAYDDGLAFRYEFPKPEKRAEYVLTEENSTFRLAGNPTVLTLFREGYLTSHEGFYSRLPLAQVKADTLLDLPTLFEYSGGPFLAITEAALRDYASMYLAKQEGVLTSRLSPLPGQTEVKVRAARPGRSPWRVLLLGQRVGALLESNIITSLNDPPTQDFGWLKPGMSDFHWWNGDISPDTTFAPGRNFDFNKYYIDFCARHGIAYHTVIGYGNAAWYQNDGEGYAPGPNTDVTKPVAGLDMQRIGDYAKSQGVGLRVWVHWQPFYAQLDQALAQFQAWGVQGMMVDFMDRDDQQMIQMQEEMLRKAADHHIHIQFHGAAKPTGLARTYPNELTREGTFNYENNKWGPAITPDHDINMPFTRLLAGPTDYHLGGFRAVPPAQFQVQYTRPLMIGTRAHMLAMYVVLESYLGMVCDYPAAYEGQPGFEFIRALPTVWDETRVPLAEVAQYVCIARRKGADWFVGALNNSQARSLSLKLDFLPPGQYEATLWADAPDVATEPNHLRKQTLTVNRQTTLPLALAAGGGQVLRLHRLP, from the coding sequence ATGCTTACCCGCTCCCTGCTACTACTAGCCGCTTGGCTGTTGACTACCAGTGCCTTTGCCCAAAAAACGCTCACGCTCCGCTCGCCCGACGGGCAGCTGACGTACCGCCTGCGCCTCACGCCGCAAGCGCCGGTATATGATGTCGTTTTCCACGGCAAGCCGATGGTGGAGGCATCGCCGTTGGGGCTGGTGTTTGAGGCCGGCGGGGCCTGGGGCGCGGGCTTGATGCTGCTAAGCGCCCGCCAAACTGCGGTGGATGAGTACTATAACCTACCGATGGGCAAGGCCAGCCGGGTGCGCAACCATTACCACCAGCTAACCGTGGCCTTGCGCGAAAAGGGGGGGGTAGGGCGGCCGGTGAACTTGGTGGTGCGGGCCTACGACGACGGGCTGGCCTTCCGCTACGAGTTTCCCAAGCCGGAAAAACGAGCGGAATACGTGCTCACCGAGGAAAACTCGACCTTCCGGCTGGCCGGCAACCCCACGGTGCTGACGCTGTTTCGGGAAGGCTACCTGACCTCGCACGAGGGCTTCTACAGCCGGCTGCCGCTGGCGCAAGTCAAGGCCGATACGCTGCTGGATTTGCCGACGCTGTTTGAGTATTCCGGCGGGCCTTTCCTGGCCATTACCGAGGCGGCCTTGCGCGACTATGCCAGTATGTATCTGGCTAAGCAAGAGGGGGTTTTGACCAGTCGGCTCTCGCCGCTGCCCGGCCAGACTGAAGTAAAAGTGCGGGCCGCGCGGCCCGGCCGCTCGCCCTGGCGGGTGTTGCTGCTGGGCCAGCGGGTAGGGGCGCTGCTCGAATCCAATATTATTACCAGCCTCAACGACCCGCCCACCCAGGATTTTGGCTGGCTGAAGCCGGGAATGAGCGATTTTCACTGGTGGAACGGAGATATCTCGCCCGATACCACGTTCGCGCCGGGCCGCAATTTTGATTTCAATAAATACTACATTGACTTTTGCGCCCGGCACGGCATCGCCTACCACACGGTTATCGGCTACGGCAACGCGGCCTGGTACCAGAACGACGGCGAGGGCTACGCGCCCGGCCCGAACACGGACGTGACTAAGCCCGTGGCGGGCCTGGATATGCAGCGCATCGGCGACTACGCCAAAAGCCAGGGGGTAGGGCTGCGGGTGTGGGTGCATTGGCAGCCGTTTTACGCGCAGCTGGACCAGGCGCTGGCGCAGTTTCAGGCGTGGGGCGTGCAGGGCATGATGGTGGATTTTATGGACCGCGACGACCAGCAGATGATTCAAATGCAGGAAGAAATGCTGCGCAAAGCCGCCGACCACCACATCCACATCCAGTTTCACGGCGCGGCCAAGCCCACCGGCCTCGCCCGCACCTACCCGAATGAACTGACCCGCGAGGGCACGTTTAACTACGAAAACAACAAGTGGGGACCGGCCATTACGCCCGACCACGATATCAACATGCCCTTCACGCGGCTGCTGGCCGGGCCGACTGACTACCACCTGGGCGGCTTCCGGGCGGTGCCGCCCGCGCAGTTCCAGGTGCAGTACACCCGGCCGCTGATGATTGGGACGCGCGCCCACATGCTGGCCATGTATGTGGTGCTGGAAAGCTACCTGGGCATGGTCTGCGACTACCCCGCCGCCTACGAGGGCCAGCCGGGCTTCGAGTTTATTCGCGCCCTACCCACCGTGTGGGACGAAACCCGCGTGCCGCTGGCCGAGGTGGCGCAGTACGTGTGCATCGCCCGCCGCAAGGGGGCCGACTGGTTCGTGGGCGCGCTCAACAACAGCCAGGCCCGCTCGCTCTCTTTGAAACTCGATTTCCTACCCCCCGGCCAGTACGAAGCCACGCTGTGGGCCGACGCGCCCGACGTAGCTACGGAGCCCAATCATTTGCGGAAGCAAACGCTGACCGTGAACCGCCAAACCACGCTGCCACTGGCGCTGGCGGCGGGTGGCGGGCAGGTGTTGCGGCTGCACCGGCTGCCGTAA
- a CDS encoding xylosidase, producing the protein MRNVFIICTLLAVSDGAARPALAADPIYQVRGQAVSVHTSTINLEIQVYAPGTVRVWRAPMGAKFQKTSLSVIKAPEATAKFEVAESPTELTIKTSRLRVVLDVRSGAVRFATLAGAALLREAELVDSLFTPTLDVGKPAFVVRQRFALSAGEGLYGLGQFQDGVMNWRGHQVKLRQNNQFVANPFLVSTAGYGVLWDNYSTTTFRDNAAGASFASEVGDYIDYYFVYGPALDAVVAGYRDLTGPAPLFGKWALGFWQSRERYKSQQELVDVVREYRRRHVPLDNIVQDWQYWGTDNHYWNSTEFGNTNFPKPQAMVDQVHALNAHFMLSVWPSFGDKTAIFQQLKQENLLFDFKNWPPDGGVRVYDAFNPKARDIYWSYLNKNLFSKGVDAWWLDASEPEQFDREGRMDSTQTALGSFKSVRNAFPLEHIKGVYTHQRAATSDKRVFILTRSAFAGQQRYAAATWSGDIQGSWAVLRKQISGGLNFCLAGIPYWTTDIGGFFTGKTYPLGVADPAFRELYVRWFQFGAFSPLFRSHGTDTPREIYQFGNKGDWAYDAQARYVNLRYRMLPYLYSLSWRVTNQGYTLMRGLAMDFPRDPKVYGIDNQYMFGPALLVNPVTEAQYSQRSPDGKQPGALDFSTIKTQSQYLPAGTGWYDFWTGERLAGGQTVTRPTPIDVLPLYVRAGSILPLGPVVQYAAQKTTAPVELRIYPGADADFTLYEDENDTYNYEKGAYATIPLHWNEKTQQLTIGRRAGRYPGMAAARSFRVVFVSKGQGAGDGPAAKTARVVPYQGSAVAVGRR; encoded by the coding sequence ATGCGTAATGTTTTCATAATATGCACTTTGCTGGCCGTGAGCGACGGCGCGGCGCGGCCGGCCCTGGCCGCCGACCCCATTTACCAGGTGCGGGGGCAAGCCGTGAGTGTGCATACCAGCACGATTAACCTGGAAATTCAGGTGTACGCGCCCGGCACGGTGCGCGTGTGGCGCGCCCCAATGGGCGCGAAGTTCCAGAAAACCAGCCTCTCGGTTATCAAAGCGCCGGAGGCAACGGCCAAATTTGAGGTGGCCGAAAGCCCGACCGAGCTAACCATTAAAACCAGCCGCCTGCGCGTGGTGCTGGATGTACGCAGCGGGGCCGTGCGCTTTGCTACCCTGGCGGGCGCGGCGCTGCTGCGCGAGGCCGAGCTGGTTGACTCGCTCTTCACGCCGACGCTGGACGTGGGCAAGCCGGCCTTCGTGGTGCGGCAGCGCTTCGCGCTGAGTGCGGGCGAGGGGCTGTACGGGCTGGGTCAGTTTCAGGACGGGGTGATGAACTGGCGCGGCCACCAGGTGAAGCTGCGGCAGAACAACCAGTTCGTGGCCAACCCCTTCTTGGTGTCCACGGCCGGCTACGGGGTGCTGTGGGATAATTACTCGACTACCACGTTCCGCGACAACGCGGCGGGCGCGTCGTTTGCCTCCGAGGTGGGCGATTACATTGATTATTACTTCGTGTACGGCCCGGCCCTGGACGCCGTGGTGGCGGGCTACCGCGACCTGACCGGGCCGGCCCCGCTCTTCGGCAAGTGGGCGCTGGGCTTTTGGCAGAGCCGCGAGCGCTACAAAAGCCAGCAGGAACTGGTGGACGTGGTGCGGGAATACCGCCGCCGCCACGTGCCGCTCGATAACATCGTGCAGGACTGGCAGTATTGGGGCACCGACAACCACTACTGGAACTCCACCGAATTCGGCAACACCAATTTCCCCAAGCCGCAGGCAATGGTGGACCAGGTACACGCCCTGAACGCCCATTTTATGCTATCGGTGTGGCCGTCGTTCGGCGATAAAACGGCCATTTTCCAGCAATTGAAGCAGGAAAATCTGCTGTTCGATTTCAAGAACTGGCCGCCCGATGGTGGGGTGCGGGTGTATGATGCTTTCAACCCCAAGGCCCGCGACATTTACTGGAGTTATTTGAATAAAAACCTGTTTTCCAAAGGCGTAGATGCCTGGTGGCTCGACGCCTCGGAGCCAGAGCAGTTTGACCGTGAGGGCCGCATGGACTCGACCCAAACCGCGCTGGGCAGCTTCAAGAGCGTGCGCAACGCTTTTCCGCTGGAGCACATCAAGGGCGTGTACACGCACCAGCGGGCCGCCACTTCCGATAAGCGCGTGTTTATCCTGACGCGCTCGGCCTTTGCCGGGCAGCAGCGCTACGCGGCCGCCACCTGGTCGGGCGATATTCAGGGCAGCTGGGCAGTATTGCGCAAGCAGATTTCGGGCGGCCTGAACTTCTGCCTGGCCGGCATCCCATACTGGACCACCGACATCGGGGGTTTTTTCACGGGCAAAACCTACCCCCTGGGCGTGGCCGACCCGGCGTTTCGGGAGCTGTACGTGCGCTGGTTTCAGTTCGGGGCGTTCTCGCCGCTGTTCCGCTCGCACGGCACCGACACGCCCCGCGAGATATATCAGTTTGGTAATAAAGGCGATTGGGCCTACGACGCGCAGGCCCGCTACGTGAACCTGCGCTACCGAATGCTGCCCTACCTCTACTCGCTGTCGTGGCGCGTCACCAACCAGGGCTACACCCTGATGCGCGGCCTGGCAATGGATTTCCCCCGCGACCCGAAAGTGTACGGCATTGATAACCAGTACATGTTCGGCCCCGCGCTGCTCGTGAACCCGGTGACGGAAGCGCAGTACAGCCAGCGCTCCCCGGATGGCAAACAGCCGGGCGCGCTCGATTTCAGCACCATCAAAACCCAAAGCCAATACCTGCCCGCCGGCACCGGCTGGTACGATTTCTGGACCGGCGAGCGCCTGGCCGGCGGCCAAACCGTGACGCGCCCCACGCCCATCGACGTGCTGCCGCTCTACGTGCGGGCCGGCTCCATCCTGCCCCTCGGCCCGGTGGTGCAGTACGCCGCCCAAAAAACCACCGCCCCCGTAGAGTTGCGCATCTACCCCGGTGCCGACGCGGATTTCACACTCTACGAGGATGAAAACGACACCTACAACTACGAGAAAGGGGCTTACGCCACCATCCCGCTGCATTGGAATGAAAAGACGCAGCAGCTGACCATCGGCCGCCGCGCCGGTCGCTACCCCGGTATGGCGGCGGCGCGCAGCTTCCGGGTCGTGTTCGTGAGCAAGGGCCAGGGCGCAGGCGACGGCCCGGCCGCGAAGACCGCGCGCGTGGTGCCGTACCAGGGTAGCGCGGTGGCGGTGGGCCGGCGATAG